In the genome of Epinephelus lanceolatus isolate andai-2023 chromosome 18, ASM4190304v1, whole genome shotgun sequence, one region contains:
- the ccndx gene encoding cyclin Dx, with protein sequence MDRDMSVSLWCEEVEDEQSQVQSQTEAPVQGHTVGSSQLRAAWDPTVSGHRVIQRLLHVEERYMPSMLYITLIQRDPERREELAKWALEVCCECGCDEAVFPLSVSLMDRFLSASLSVPVSPYCLAAGCILIASKLTECDNITADTLCAAAEYSFQPSNLREMERVILATLRWDTAAVTPQDFLPHFLASVEERGDGDRRDSEEGLLPTLRRHSDTLAAMCACDSRFLGAPPSLVAAASLNCALRGLSNKGPAQLAVMSEALAELCQADTVVLQCYSDMIEYALRQRLRSGLQQGPTEKDEEVEHERPGTPTDMREIDF encoded by the exons ATGGACAGAGacatgtctgtgtctctgtggtgtgAGGAGGTGGAGGACGAACAGAGTCAGGTCCAGAGCCAGACTGAGGCACCAGTACAGGGCCACACTGTGGGCTCGTCCCAGCTGCGGGCCGCCTGGGACCCCACTGTGTCTGGACATCGTGTGATCCAGAGGCTGCTTCATGTGGAGGAGAGGTACATGCCCTCCATGCTCTACATCACCCTCATCCAGCGGGATCCAGAGCGCAGGGAGGAGCTCGCCAAATGGGCCCTGGAG GTGTGCTGTGAGTGTGGCTGTGATGAGGCAGTGttccccctgtctgtctctctgatgGACAGGTTCCTGTCTGCCTCTTTGTCTGTGCCTGTCTCACCATACTGCCtagctgccggctgcatcctcATCGCCTCCAAACTCACAGAGTGCGACAACATCACCGCTGATACTCTGTGTGCTGCAGCTGAATACAGCTTCCAGCCTTCGAACCTACGG GAGATGGAGCGTGTCATCCTCGCCACCCTCCGGTGggacacagcagcagtgactcCGCAGGACTTCCTCCCACATTTTCTTGCTTCcgtggaggagagaggagacggAGACAGGCGTGACTCTGAGGAGGGGCTGCTCCCCACCCTCAGGCGGCACAGCGACACGCTGGCCGCCATGTGTGCGTGTGACTCCCGCTTCCTGGGTGCACCTCCGTCACTTGTTGCTGCGGCATCACTGAACTGTGCTCTGCGGGGCCTGAGCAACAAGGGCCCCGCTCAGCTGGCTGTGATGAGTGAGGCACTGGCGGAGCTCTGCCAGGCTGACACG GTTGTGCTGCAGTGCTACAGTGACATGATCGAATACGCCCTCAGACAGCGGCTCAGGAGCGGGCTGCAGCAGGGCCCCACGGAGAAGGATGAAGAGGTGGAGCATGAAAGACCCGGGACACCTACTGACATGAGAGAGATTGATTTCTGA